From the genome of Globicephala melas chromosome 14, mGloMel1.2, whole genome shotgun sequence, one region includes:
- the RMND1 gene encoding required for meiotic nuclear division protein 1 homolog isoform X2, translating into MENAAKEGDPGTIFFFREGAAVFWNVKDKTMKHVMQVLEKHEIHPYEIALVHWENEELNYSKTEGQSKLHRGEIRLNSELDLDDAILEKFAFSNALCLSVKLAIWEAALDKFVESIQSIPEALKAGKKVKLSHEEVMQKMGELFALRHHINLSSDFLITPDFYWDRENLEELYDKTCRFLSITRRVKVMNEKLQHCMELTDLMRNHLTEKRTLRLEGMIVILITIEVMFELGRAFF; encoded by the exons ATGGAAAATGCTGCAAAAGAAGGTGATCCTGGAACAATATTCTTCTTCAG GGAAGGAGCTGCTGTCTTCTGGAATGTGAAAGACAAAACT ATGAAGCATGTGATGCAAGTTCTTGAAAAACATGAAATTCACCCCTATGAAATTGCATTGGTGCACTGGGAGAATGAAGAGCTTAACTACTCAAAAACAGA gggACAGTCAAAACTTCACAGAGGGGAAATCAGGTTAAATTCAGAGCTAGATTTAGATGACGCCATTCTAGAGAAATTTGCTTTCTCAAATGCTCTTTGCCTTTCAG tgaaaCTGGCTATCTGGGAAGCAGCACTGGATAAATTTGTTGAATCTATTCAGTCGATTCCAGAG GCTTTAAAAGCTGGGAAGAAAGTGAAACTATCTCATGAAGAAGTTATGCAGAAAATGGGTGAACTCTTTGCCTTAAG acaCCATATAAACTTGAGTTCAGACTTCTTGATCACTCCTGATTTCTACTGGGACAGAGAAAATCTGGAAGAACTTTATGATAAAACTTGTCGGTTCCTCAGCATTACTCGTAGAGTTAAG GTCATGAATGAAAAGCTTCAGCACTGCATGGAGCTAACAGATCTGATGCGGAATCACCTGACTGAGAAGAGGACGCTGCGCCTGGAAGGGATGATTGTCATCCTTATCACCATAGAG GTAATGTTTGAGCTGGGACGAGCATTTTTCTGA